The following are from one region of the Streptomyces fradiae genome:
- a CDS encoding M15 family metallopeptidase — MTGLKRLTGLASALRTLGALAAAGLLAATAAAPSASAAPEPKAPKEFVALDRVDPTILQEMRYTTAHNFVGERIDGYHQPVCILTRPAAEALHRAQTKLLARGYTLKVYDCYRPQRAVDHFVRWAKDLDDERMKQEFYPLVEKDRLFADGYIAEKSGHSRGSTVDVTVVPLPAAPTRPHVPVPGEPQVPCFAPQDQRFPDNSLDMGTGFDCFDTLSHTDDPRITGVQRANRDLLRSSLAEQGFVNLPEEWWHFTFKPEPFPSTFFDFPVARRSVTVAHF, encoded by the coding sequence ATGACAGGACTGAAGCGACTGACAGGACTCGCCTCCGCTCTCCGTACCCTCGGCGCGCTCGCCGCCGCCGGGCTGCTCGCGGCCACCGCCGCGGCCCCCTCCGCCAGTGCCGCCCCCGAGCCGAAGGCCCCGAAGGAGTTCGTGGCGCTCGACCGGGTGGACCCGACGATCCTTCAGGAGATGCGCTACACCACCGCCCACAACTTCGTGGGCGAGCGGATCGACGGCTACCACCAGCCGGTGTGCATCCTGACCCGGCCGGCCGCCGAGGCCTTGCACCGGGCGCAGACGAAGCTGCTCGCGCGCGGCTACACCCTGAAGGTGTACGACTGCTACCGGCCGCAGCGGGCCGTGGACCACTTCGTGCGCTGGGCGAAGGACCTGGACGACGAGCGGATGAAGCAGGAGTTCTATCCGCTGGTGGAGAAGGACCGGCTGTTCGCGGACGGGTACATCGCGGAGAAGTCGGGGCACAGCCGGGGTTCGACGGTGGATGTGACGGTGGTGCCGCTGCCGGCCGCGCCGACCCGCCCGCACGTGCCGGTGCCGGGCGAGCCCCAGGTGCCGTGCTTCGCGCCGCAGGACCAGCGCTTCCCCGACAACTCCCTCGACATGGGAACCGGCTTCGACTGCTTCGACACCCTCTCCCACACCGACGATCCGCGGATCACGGGCGTCCAGCGGGCCAACCGGGACCTGCTGCGAAGCTCGCTCGCCGAGCAGGGCTTCGTCAACCTGCCCGAGGAGTGGTGGCACTTCACCTTCAAGCCGGAGCCGTTCCCGTCGACCTTCTTCGACTTCCCGGTGGCACGTCGGTCCGTGACCGTGGCACACTTCTGA
- a CDS encoding Zn-ribbon domain-containing OB-fold protein gives MARTRKPVVAGWFTEHTEHTEHTGESGESGEGGFRLLGTRCTACSSVFFPRVDDWCRNPGCPGGGELAETPLSRRGRIWSYTDGRYRPPAPYVSDPDAPWEPYTLVAVELAAEAMVVLGQAAPGVRTADLAVGAEVELVPGVLNEDDEHIWTTWHWRPVAAAGSPEARA, from the coding sequence ATGGCACGGACGCGCAAGCCGGTGGTGGCCGGCTGGTTCACCGAGCACACCGAACACACCGAACACACCGGAGAATCCGGAGAATCCGGGGAGGGCGGCTTCCGGCTCCTCGGGACCCGTTGCACCGCCTGTTCCTCCGTGTTCTTCCCGCGCGTGGACGACTGGTGCCGCAACCCCGGCTGCCCCGGCGGCGGCGAACTGGCCGAGACGCCGCTGTCCCGGCGCGGCCGGATCTGGTCGTACACCGACGGGCGCTACCGGCCGCCCGCGCCGTACGTCTCCGACCCGGACGCGCCCTGGGAGCCGTACACCCTGGTCGCGGTCGAGCTGGCGGCGGAGGCCATGGTCGTCCTCGGGCAGGCGGCGCCGGGGGTGCGCACGGCGGATCTGGCGGTCGGCGCCGAGGTCGAGCTCGTGCCGGGGGTGCTGAACGAGGACGACGAGCACATCTGGACCACCTGGCACTGGCGGCCCGTCGCCGCCGCCGGATCCCCGGAGGCCCGCGCATGA
- a CDS encoding lipid-transfer protein — translation MNDIAVLGAGMHPWGKWGRSFVSYGVAAARAALADAGLDWRDIGSIVGADTVRGGYPGYVAGATFAQALGWQGARVSSVYAACASGAQAINTARAQILAGLADVVLVVGADAAPKGFFAPAGGDRPDDPDWLRFRVLGATNPAYFGLYARRRMALYGDTPEDFALVKVKNAAAGALNPLARYRTPVTAEEVAASAVVADPLRLLDICATSDGGAALVLSGMDFARRHGHPDPVRIRAVSTVTPTYPKAVLDLPDIATDSAVSVSPAPLSFRASIARAAYEEAGFGPGDLSLAEVYDLSTALELEWYEDIGLCAPGEGAKLVRDGVTALGGRVPVNPSGGLASFGEAVPAQAIAQVCELTRQLRGEAGDRQVPGARAGITANQGLFGHGSAVVAVR, via the coding sequence ATGAACGACATCGCCGTCCTCGGAGCCGGAATGCACCCCTGGGGCAAGTGGGGCCGGAGTTTCGTCTCGTACGGTGTGGCGGCCGCCCGGGCCGCGCTCGCCGACGCCGGGCTCGACTGGCGGGACATCGGCTCGATCGTCGGCGCGGACACCGTGCGCGGCGGCTACCCCGGCTACGTGGCGGGCGCGACCTTCGCGCAGGCGCTCGGGTGGCAGGGCGCGCGGGTCAGCAGCGTCTACGCGGCCTGCGCCTCGGGCGCCCAGGCCATCAACACCGCACGGGCGCAGATTCTCGCCGGCCTTGCGGACGTGGTCCTGGTGGTGGGCGCGGACGCGGCGCCGAAGGGCTTCTTCGCACCGGCCGGCGGGGACCGGCCGGACGATCCGGACTGGCTGCGCTTCCGGGTGCTCGGGGCGACCAACCCGGCCTACTTCGGGCTCTACGCGCGCCGCCGGATGGCCCTGTACGGGGACACGCCCGAGGACTTCGCCCTGGTCAAGGTGAAGAACGCGGCGGCGGGCGCGCTCAATCCGCTGGCCCGCTACCGCACGCCGGTGACGGCGGAGGAGGTGGCGGCCTCGGCCGTGGTCGCCGATCCGCTGCGGCTGCTCGACATCTGCGCGACCTCCGACGGCGGCGCCGCGCTCGTCCTGTCGGGCATGGACTTCGCCCGGCGGCACGGGCACCCCGATCCGGTCCGGATCCGGGCGGTGTCGACCGTGACCCCGACCTATCCGAAGGCGGTCCTGGACCTGCCCGACATCGCGACCGACTCGGCCGTCTCCGTCTCCCCGGCGCCGCTCTCCTTCCGGGCGTCGATCGCCCGCGCCGCGTACGAGGAGGCCGGGTTCGGGCCCGGCGACCTGTCGCTCGCCGAGGTGTACGACCTGTCCACCGCCCTGGAGCTGGAGTGGTACGAGGACATCGGCCTGTGCGCGCCGGGCGAGGGCGCCAAGCTGGTACGGGACGGGGTCACCGCGCTCGGCGGGCGCGTCCCGGTCAACCCGAGCGGCGGGCTCGCCTCGTTCGGCGAGGCGGTGCCGGCGCAGGCCATCGCGCAGGTCTGCGAGCTGACCCGGCAGCTGCGCGGCGAGGCCGGCGACCGGCAGGTGCCGGGCGCGCGGGCCGGGATCACCGCCAACCAGGGCCTGTTCGGGCACGGTTCGGCGGTGGTGGCGGTGCGCTGA
- a CDS encoding ATP/GTP-binding protein: MAFGRSSSTRQQPPVEPVTLKILVAGGFGVGKTTLVGAVSEIRPLRTEEILSEAGRPVDDLHGVEAKSTTTVAMDFGRITLREDLVLYLFGTPGQDRFWFLWDELAQGALGAVVLADTRRLEDSFAAIDYFERRGIPFTVAVNCFEGARRYPAETVRGALDLDPEVELVMCDARDRESVKNVLVAVVEHALVLADAPKALAP; this comes from the coding sequence ATGGCCTTCGGGCGCTCTAGCTCCACCCGCCAGCAGCCGCCGGTCGAGCCGGTCACGCTGAAGATCCTCGTCGCGGGCGGATTCGGGGTCGGCAAGACCACTCTGGTGGGCGCGGTCAGCGAGATCCGGCCGCTGCGCACCGAGGAGATCCTGAGCGAGGCGGGCCGGCCGGTCGACGACCTGCACGGCGTGGAGGCCAAGTCGACCACCACCGTCGCCATGGACTTCGGCCGGATCACGCTGCGCGAGGACCTGGTCCTCTACCTCTTCGGCACGCCCGGCCAGGACCGCTTCTGGTTCCTCTGGGACGAGCTCGCGCAGGGCGCCCTGGGCGCGGTCGTGCTCGCCGACACCCGGCGCCTGGAGGACAGCTTCGCCGCCATCGACTACTTCGAGCGGCGCGGCATCCCGTTCACGGTCGCCGTCAACTGCTTCGAGGGCGCCCGCCGTTACCCGGCGGAGACGGTCCGGGGCGCGCTCGACCTCGACCCCGAGGTCGAGCTGGTGATGTGCGACGCCCGCGACCGGGAGTCGGTGAAGAACGTCCTGGTCGCGGTCGTCGAGCACGCGCTCGTGCTCGCGGACGCGCCGAAGGCGCTCGCGCCCTGA
- a CDS encoding DUF742 domain-containing protein — translation MTDADTDQSREEPVARWFDDEAGPVVRPYAMTRGRTSAATRHRLDLIALVVLDPAADDPGRDQTLSPEHVEIVERCAEQPQSIAELAAALDLPVGVVRVLVGDLVDDELVHVTRPVPPAELPDVSILREVINGLRAL, via the coding sequence ATGACCGACGCAGACACCGACCAGTCCCGCGAGGAGCCGGTCGCCCGCTGGTTCGACGACGAGGCGGGCCCGGTGGTCCGCCCGTACGCCATGACCCGCGGCCGCACCAGCGCCGCGACCCGCCACCGGCTCGACCTGATCGCGCTCGTGGTGCTCGACCCGGCCGCCGACGACCCGGGACGTGACCAGACGCTGTCCCCCGAGCACGTGGAGATCGTCGAACGCTGCGCCGAGCAGCCGCAGTCGATCGCCGAACTCGCCGCCGCCCTCGACCTGCCCGTAGGGGTGGTACGGGTGCTGGTCGGCGACCTCGTCGACGACGAGCTCGTGCACGTGACCCGCCCCGTTCCGCCGGCCGAACTGCCGGACGTGAGCATCCTTCGCGAGGTGATCAATGGCCTTCGGGCGCTCTAG
- a CDS encoding roadblock/LC7 domain-containing protein produces MTAPNAAAHSSAHGNGELNWLLDELVQRVGSIRKALVLSSDGLATGASQDLTREDGEHLAAVASGFHSLAKGVGRHFEAGRVRQTVVELEDAFLFVTAAGDGSCLAVLADADSDVGQVAYEMTLMVKRVGAHLATAPRSGLTAGG; encoded by the coding sequence ATGACCGCACCGAACGCCGCAGCCCACAGCTCCGCCCACGGCAACGGGGAGCTGAACTGGCTCCTCGACGAACTGGTCCAGCGCGTCGGCTCCATCCGCAAGGCCCTGGTGCTCTCCAGCGACGGTCTGGCCACCGGCGCCTCGCAGGACCTCACCCGCGAGGACGGCGAGCACCTCGCCGCCGTCGCCTCCGGCTTCCACAGCCTCGCCAAGGGCGTCGGCCGCCACTTCGAGGCGGGCCGCGTCCGGCAGACCGTGGTCGAGCTGGAGGACGCCTTCCTCTTCGTCACCGCCGCCGGCGACGGCAGTTGCCTCGCCGTGCTCGCCGACGCCGACTCGGACGTCGGCCAGGTCGCGTACGAGATGACCCTGATGGTCAAGCGGGTCGGCGCGCACCTCGCCACGGCCCCCCGGTCCGGACTGACCGCCGGAGGATGA
- a CDS encoding nitrate- and nitrite sensing domain-containing protein, producing the protein MRFRGKSIRRKIVALLLVPLVSLTGLWGFATVLTGREARQLLDVGYIVEKIGYPIEDTARVIQKERRQSLIYLADPRAADAQTRLREQREATDRQIELIRRNAADSGVRADMNPVTGQRLDSFLTALEGLSSLRRSVENRSIGRMQALEFYNRLVDPCYGFLMTLHALENVEMDKQGRALVGVTRARELLSREDAVIASALIAERVTGEEARLVTDLVAGRKLLYETSLEVLPGTERDRFEKYWSGADTAPLRKAEEAFITEGATDRPHSVTAERWQEQSGPVLDSLARDNYAAGDRYQERVQPAAYSVLLKAGVAGVLGFVALLVSVIVSVRIGRDLVRDLRRLRKEAQEVSGVRLPSVMRRLAAGEHVDVETEVPHLRYEDDEVGQVGQALNTLQRAAVEAAVKQADMRRGVSEVFVNLARRNQVLLHRQLTLLDTMERRTEDTEELADLFRLDHLTTRMRRHAEGLVILSGAAPSRQWRKPVQLMDVVRAAVAEVEDYERIEVRRLPRLGVGGPAVADLTHLIAELLENATVFSPPHTAVQVLGERVANGFTLEIHDRGLGINPDALLDANLRLAETPEFELSDTDRLGLFVVSRLAQRQNVRVSLQPSPYGGTTAVVFIPAALLTDAPETQGAGFRLDRKTPDRTPGGTLDRSTLDRTGGTGPDGLPSRRPALTKVPDPALEPAAPLLDGPVELEAPLGAEGFGALLGGADDLLDTESERGGLFRAREHRRRGEQHQQTPEHSGGRAADGTPARPVPLPRRRPPTLVVDHGRRLDEDGRAHPAGGPADDDSAGTRPDDTMELARVRPAPTLVPVPVPVPVAEDDGPAPFAGLPRRVRQASLAPQLRDTGDRTGDRADDRPARQAGPAPAGRTDSFERDAEEVRSRMASMQRGWQRGRRQNARTTAPDTTAADTTAPGTTAPGTTAPGTTPEGDGR; encoded by the coding sequence ATGCGCTTTCGCGGGAAGTCCATCCGCAGGAAGATCGTGGCTCTGTTGCTCGTGCCGCTCGTCTCCCTCACCGGACTGTGGGGGTTCGCGACCGTCCTCACCGGGCGTGAGGCACGCCAGCTCCTCGACGTCGGCTACATCGTCGAGAAGATCGGCTATCCGATCGAGGACACGGCCCGCGTCATCCAGAAGGAACGCCGCCAGTCCCTGATCTACCTCGCCGACCCGCGCGCCGCCGACGCCCAGACCCGGCTGCGCGAACAACGCGAGGCCACCGACCGGCAGATCGAGCTGATCCGCCGCAACGCCGCCGACAGCGGCGTGCGAGCCGACATGAACCCTGTCACCGGTCAGCGGCTCGACTCCTTCCTCACCGCTCTCGAAGGCCTCTCCTCGCTGCGCCGCTCCGTGGAGAACCGCAGTATCGGCCGCATGCAGGCCCTGGAGTTCTACAACCGGCTCGTCGACCCCTGCTACGGCTTCCTCATGACGCTCCACGCCCTGGAGAACGTCGAGATGGACAAGCAGGGCCGCGCCCTCGTCGGCGTCACCCGCGCCCGCGAACTCCTCTCCCGCGAGGACGCCGTCATCGCCTCCGCGCTCATCGCCGAACGCGTCACCGGCGAGGAGGCGCGCCTGGTCACCGACCTCGTCGCCGGCCGCAAGCTGCTCTACGAGACCAGCCTCGAAGTGCTGCCCGGAACCGAGCGCGACCGCTTCGAGAAGTACTGGTCCGGTGCCGACACCGCCCCGCTGCGCAAGGCGGAGGAGGCCTTCATCACCGAGGGCGCCACCGACCGCCCGCACTCCGTCACCGCCGAACGCTGGCAGGAGCAGTCCGGACCCGTCCTCGACAGCCTCGCCCGCGACAACTACGCGGCCGGCGACCGCTACCAGGAGCGCGTCCAGCCCGCCGCGTACAGCGTCCTCCTCAAGGCGGGCGTCGCCGGCGTCCTCGGCTTCGTCGCCCTCCTCGTCTCCGTCATCGTCTCCGTCCGCATCGGCCGCGACCTCGTCCGCGACCTGCGCCGGCTGCGCAAGGAGGCCCAGGAGGTCTCCGGCGTCCGGCTGCCCAGCGTCATGCGCCGGCTCGCCGCCGGCGAACACGTCGACGTCGAGACCGAGGTGCCCCACCTGCGGTACGAGGACGACGAGGTCGGCCAGGTCGGCCAGGCCCTCAACACCCTCCAGCGCGCCGCCGTCGAGGCCGCCGTCAAGCAGGCCGACATGCGCCGCGGCGTCTCCGAGGTGTTCGTCAACCTCGCCCGCCGCAACCAGGTCCTGCTGCACCGCCAGCTCACCCTGCTCGACACCATGGAGCGCCGCACCGAGGACACCGAGGAACTCGCCGACCTCTTCCGGCTCGACCACCTCACCACCCGTATGCGCCGGCACGCCGAGGGCCTCGTGATCCTCTCCGGCGCCGCCCCCTCACGCCAGTGGCGCAAGCCCGTCCAGCTGATGGACGTGGTCCGCGCCGCCGTCGCCGAGGTCGAGGACTACGAGCGCATCGAGGTCCGCCGGCTGCCCCGGCTCGGCGTCGGCGGCCCCGCCGTCGCCGACCTCACCCACCTCATCGCCGAACTCCTCGAGAACGCCACCGTGTTCTCGCCCCCGCACACCGCCGTCCAGGTGCTCGGCGAGCGCGTCGCCAACGGCTTCACCCTGGAGATCCACGACCGCGGCCTCGGCATCAATCCCGACGCCCTGCTCGACGCCAACCTCCGGCTCGCCGAGACCCCCGAGTTCGAGCTGTCCGACACCGACCGGCTCGGCCTGTTCGTCGTCAGCCGCCTCGCCCAGCGCCAGAACGTCCGCGTCTCGCTCCAGCCCTCGCCGTACGGTGGCACCACCGCGGTCGTCTTCATCCCGGCCGCGCTGCTCACCGACGCCCCCGAGACCCAGGGCGCCGGCTTCCGCCTGGACCGCAAGACCCCCGACCGCACACCCGGCGGCACCCTCGACCGCAGCACCCTCGACCGCACCGGCGGCACCGGCCCGGACGGCCTGCCGTCCCGCCGCCCCGCCCTCACCAAGGTCCCCGACCCGGCCCTCGAACCCGCCGCCCCGCTCCTCGACGGCCCCGTCGAACTCGAGGCCCCGCTCGGCGCCGAGGGCTTCGGCGCCCTGCTCGGCGGCGCGGACGACCTGCTCGACACCGAAAGCGAGCGCGGCGGCCTGTTCCGGGCCCGCGAGCACCGCCGCCGCGGCGAGCAGCACCAGCAGACCCCGGAGCACTCCGGCGGCCGCGCCGCCGACGGCACCCCCGCCCGTCCCGTACCGCTGCCGCGCCGCCGCCCGCCGACCCTCGTCGTCGACCACGGCCGCCGCCTCGACGAGGACGGCCGCGCCCACCCGGCCGGCGGCCCGGCCGACGACGACTCCGCCGGCACCCGGCCCGACGACACGATGGAACTGGCCCGGGTCCGCCCCGCGCCCACCCTCGTGCCCGTACCCGTGCCGGTGCCCGTCGCCGAGGACGACGGCCCCGCCCCCTTCGCCGGACTGCCCCGCCGGGTCCGGCAGGCCAGCCTCGCGCCCCAACTGCGCGACACCGGCGACCGCACCGGGGACCGCGCCGACGACCGGCCGGCCCGCCAGGCCGGCCCGGCGCCCGCCGGCCGCACCGACTCCTTCGAGCGGGACGCCGAGGAGGTGCGCAGCCGCATGGCCTCGATGCAGCGCGGCTGGCAGCGCGGCCGCCGGCAGAACGCCCGAACGACCGCACCCGACACGACCGCAGCCGACACGACCGCACCCGGAACCACAGCACCCGGAACGACAGCACCAGGAACGACACCCGAGGGGGACGGTCGATGA